From the Pseudoroseomonas cervicalis genome, one window contains:
- a CDS encoding non-ribosomal peptide synthetase produces MNMPHLPRRGINAPASASFRRRENIESITPLSELQAGLLSHALRSIGEDPYLEQHGFLLEGQLDTDLFHQAWQDVVDRHAILRSDMRWEKLERPVLVTYRKTPLSLQRLDWSAMSRDQQRDALGAAWAKCRQEGFDFARAADLSMQLIRVGVDTHWFIWRSHHAQMDGWSLSRILGEALFAYAERSKGRHPALRPAAPFSDYLKWLHRQPEEDARSWWRQHLGQVAEVAPLPRGKPQLRPTSRFAEQEVRLDRALADTLFDSCRAMGVTLNTLCQAAWGLLLARHGYRSGAVMGVTTSGRSAELPGIDEMAGLFINTLPLHIECPASERVAIWLSALQRTNAEMRRFEHTPLRLAQAQSGLGQGAAPLFETVIVFENYPVDQALRDQGGLGVTVRPLSLDASAAPGVIRDSKGRTHYPLSLILVPEEEIVAVLAYDRTRFSDEDGGRLLRQWCQLMQSLAAQPQSRLGEISWEGAPLEPPAQRPVWRGVLERVGEQAARRAEAEALWCEGERLSHGALWSWSNRVAQGLARRGVAREERVGLCLTRGLALPVGLLGILKAGAAFVPLDPEYPPDRLRAMLRDGGIRRVLVDAQTVSQLGDVLSGYETLPIESFAEESDAEIKAEIHPDQLAYVIYTSGSTGTPKGVAISHRSLALHLDDFQQRFAVGAADRVLQFSTVNFDAFLDQLLAPLSVGAAVVMRGPGLWDMAVLNRVLAEQPVSLAYLPCAYWQQWLHDLPAALPSLRVMMVGGEALPGDALRRWFEGPLGHVRLDNRYGPTETTVTALVHETRAVDGQQAVVPIGSSYPHRSAQVLDVDGNPVPEGGVGELCIGGDSLARGYLNRPGLTAERFVPDPWGHAGGRLYRTGDLCRRRADGVVEFLGRIDGQVKLRGYRIELGEIEAALRGCAGVAMAAAALRGEGAGRRIIGYVTGAADAATVLAELRDKLPGPMVPSVVVVLEALPSLPNGKLDRNALPEPEQTTAGIVAPRDATEEKLLRIWQAVLGRDAIGVEENFFAAGGDSILSLQLVARARQAGLRLTPKDVFENPTIAQMARVAQALAAAERQAERHEALPLTPIQARFFAHHPEAPSHWNQSVLLRVKGRLEETALRAAIAALLRRHDALRLRFENTAQGWQQRVVPADSITEIPLSLEALPETGWEPLLQQRGEALQRSLDIGQGPLLRAGYFPIGDGAEGRLLLAIHHLAVDGVSWRILLEELQQGYAQARSGAAVELPPVGTPWSAWVAGLREAAQRPALAEELGWWQAMLAPAAGQALPIPPLPGRRLDQSDVLRWEISPERTRQLLAEAPRAYRLRVDELLLAALAQTLSRWGDRAGVLLDLEAHGREEEEVSGAELSRTVGWFTARHPLWLAAQGSADAALRGAKAALRAVPAKGVRWGQLRHLADPALQAKAAALAHPQVSFNYLGQFDQSLAAEGMFGFAQEAAGSAVSGESRLDHALDINALVAEGRLSVSCRYSPAQLDTPTAQQLMRDFAAEVERLIAHCAEAQMVITPEDVPLAKLDAMALAKLPLPVDEIADLYAATPLQQGLLFHSLLQEGQGYYVNQRCISLVGRLETRALRAAWQHAVDRHDILRTQFVWPEDGEAVQLVRRTATLPWAEQDWSDETETGYAARLAEWRRADLARGFDLSQPPLLRVAVFLRPDGGHDVVLTNHHVLLDGWSSAQLLSEVLRDYAARLRGEVAALPPPVPFRRYVAWLQAQPSAEGWWRARLAALSQPAQGLLETLPAPRDPRPGHGEKRQHLSADLSQRLRQAAQGGAVTLNTLMQGAWALLLARRGGRGPVVFGVTVSGRPAELAEAERMQGLFINSLPIWVEVPSSQPLSSWLGELQRLNGAMRQHEHTPLHRLQQWAGQPGEALFDSLLVFENYPVDAVVRDSAQSFALRQSDLAERTHYPLALAISGDEDIHLAWGWKTERADFAEIERLATQYVSLLEQFAASLDRPLGALILPAPVEPPAQRPVWRGVLERIAEQAARRSEAEALWCEGERLSHGALWSWSNRVAQGLARRGVAREERVGLCLTRGLALPAGLLGILKAGAAFVPLDPDYPPDRLRAMLRDGGIRRVVVDAQTASQLGDVLQGHETLPIESFAEESDAEIEVEIHPDQLAYVIYTSGSTGTPKGVAISHGALALHLDDFIPAFGYTASDAVLQFSTFNFDGGIEQLLPGLCVGGRVVMRGPSMWDLDRLSAVLRDEAVTVADIPTAYWQQWQSRLPEALPALRRVTVGGEALPGDALRRWREGPLGHVRLDNRYGPTETTISVLYRRTEASDEASVMVPIGSSYPHRSAQVLDVDGNPVPEGGVGELCIGGDSLARGYLNRPGLTAERFVPDPWGHAGGRLYRTGDLCRRRADGVVEFLGRIDGQVKLRGYRIELGEIEAALRGCAGVDMAAAALRGEGAGRRIIGYVTGTVDAATVLSELRDKLPGPMVPSAVVVLAALPSLPNGKLDRNALPEPEQTTAAIVAPRDAMEEKLLGIWQAVLGQEGISVTDNFFAIGGDSLSALKLLALAKARGLPALTLPLIFAHPVLAEQAAALRGEAGPPAGAPMPLNAAAGAAPLFCIHPGYGLVLEYRPLAEALADCVPVQGLACPAYAEPGWAPADLAALAADYVVRLRAVQKQGPYRLLGWSLGGWIAVAMAAALRAAGEEVGFLGLVDCRADPRARPAIAADPAARQARRDAWRQRLAEQGGGLSLEAVDQVAARLAALTDTALPALDLAPELWWSSTAPDPAAVSTAWARPGAPAPRLHGAIDAPHEAMMQHPGLLEALRRRLGEAAPGG; encoded by the coding sequence ATGAACATGCCCCATCTTCCGCGGCGCGGCATTAATGCCCCGGCTTCGGCCAGCTTTCGCCGACGCGAGAACATCGAAAGCATCACGCCTCTCTCGGAACTGCAGGCCGGGCTTCTCTCGCATGCGCTGCGCTCCATTGGCGAGGATCCGTATCTGGAGCAGCATGGTTTCCTGCTGGAAGGCCAGCTCGACACGGATCTTTTCCATCAGGCATGGCAGGACGTGGTTGACCGCCACGCAATCCTGCGCAGCGACATGCGCTGGGAGAAGCTGGAACGCCCTGTTCTGGTGACCTATCGCAAGACGCCCCTGTCTCTGCAGAGGCTGGACTGGTCCGCCATGAGCAGGGACCAACAGCGTGACGCGCTCGGCGCAGCCTGGGCAAAGTGCCGACAGGAGGGCTTCGACTTCGCGCGCGCCGCGGATCTCTCGATGCAGCTCATCCGCGTCGGCGTAGACACGCACTGGTTCATCTGGCGTTCGCACCATGCGCAGATGGATGGCTGGAGCCTGTCCCGCATCCTGGGTGAGGCGCTGTTCGCTTATGCCGAACGCAGCAAGGGACGCCATCCTGCGCTGCGCCCGGCGGCGCCTTTCTCCGATTACCTCAAATGGCTGCATCGACAGCCGGAAGAAGACGCCAGGTCCTGGTGGCGCCAGCATCTTGGACAGGTTGCCGAGGTGGCGCCCCTGCCGCGGGGTAAGCCGCAGCTTCGCCCGACCTCGCGCTTCGCCGAGCAGGAGGTGAGGCTGGATCGCGCGCTGGCCGACACCCTCTTTGACTCCTGTCGCGCCATGGGTGTGACGCTTAATACGCTCTGTCAGGCCGCCTGGGGACTTCTTCTGGCCCGGCATGGATATCGAAGCGGAGCGGTGATGGGTGTCACCACCTCCGGCCGTTCGGCCGAGCTTCCCGGTATTGATGAGATGGCGGGGCTTTTCATCAACACCCTGCCTCTGCACATCGAATGCCCTGCATCGGAACGGGTCGCAATCTGGCTGTCGGCCCTGCAACGGACGAATGCCGAGATGCGGCGCTTCGAGCACACGCCCTTGCGCCTGGCGCAGGCGCAGAGCGGCCTGGGCCAAGGCGCGGCACCGCTCTTCGAAACCGTCATCGTGTTTGAGAACTATCCCGTCGATCAGGCTCTGCGTGACCAGGGCGGTCTCGGCGTGACGGTCCGGCCATTGTCGCTGGACGCTTCGGCCGCGCCTGGTGTCATTCGTGACAGCAAGGGCCGCACCCATTATCCGCTGAGCCTCATCCTTGTGCCTGAGGAGGAGATCGTTGCCGTCCTGGCTTATGACCGGACGCGCTTCAGCGATGAGGATGGCGGCCGGCTTCTGCGGCAATGGTGTCAGCTCATGCAGAGCCTGGCCGCACAGCCGCAATCCAGACTTGGTGAAATTTCCTGGGAGGGAGCGCCGCTGGAGCCCCCGGCGCAACGCCCGGTCTGGCGCGGCGTGCTGGAGCGTGTCGGTGAGCAGGCGGCGCGTCGTGCCGAGGCGGAAGCGCTGTGGTGCGAGGGTGAGCGGCTGAGCCATGGGGCGCTGTGGTCCTGGTCGAACCGGGTGGCGCAGGGCCTGGCGCGGCGTGGTGTGGCGCGGGAGGAGCGGGTCGGGCTGTGCCTGACGCGCGGGCTGGCGCTGCCGGTCGGGCTCTTGGGGATCCTCAAAGCGGGCGCGGCCTTCGTGCCGCTGGACCCGGAATATCCGCCCGATCGGCTGCGGGCGATGCTGCGCGATGGCGGCATCCGGCGCGTGCTGGTGGATGCGCAGACCGTGTCGCAGCTGGGCGATGTGCTGAGCGGCTACGAGACGCTCCCTATCGAGAGCTTCGCCGAGGAGAGCGATGCGGAGATCAAGGCAGAGATCCATCCGGACCAGCTGGCCTATGTGATCTACACCTCGGGCTCGACCGGCACGCCGAAGGGTGTGGCGATCAGCCATCGCTCGCTGGCGCTGCATCTGGATGATTTCCAGCAGCGCTTCGCGGTGGGCGCGGCGGATCGTGTGCTGCAATTCTCGACGGTCAATTTCGATGCCTTCTTGGACCAGCTTCTGGCGCCGCTGAGCGTCGGCGCGGCCGTGGTGATGCGCGGTCCCGGGCTGTGGGACATGGCGGTGCTGAACCGGGTGCTGGCGGAGCAACCGGTGAGCCTGGCCTATCTGCCCTGCGCCTATTGGCAGCAATGGCTGCATGATCTGCCTGCGGCGCTGCCGTCGCTGCGCGTCATGATGGTGGGCGGCGAGGCGCTGCCGGGTGATGCGCTGCGCCGCTGGTTCGAGGGACCGCTCGGCCATGTGCGGCTGGACAATCGCTACGGCCCGACCGAGACGACGGTGACGGCGCTGGTGCATGAGACCCGCGCGGTGGACGGCCAGCAGGCTGTTGTGCCGATCGGCAGCAGCTATCCGCATCGCAGCGCGCAGGTGCTGGATGTGGATGGCAATCCGGTGCCGGAGGGTGGCGTGGGCGAGCTGTGCATCGGCGGCGACAGCCTGGCGCGGGGCTATCTGAACCGGCCCGGGCTGACGGCGGAACGCTTTGTGCCGGATCCCTGGGGCCATGCGGGCGGACGGCTGTACCGCACCGGCGATCTGTGCCGGCGGCGCGCGGATGGCGTGGTGGAATTCCTGGGCCGGATCGATGGTCAGGTGAAGCTGCGCGGCTACCGGATCGAACTGGGCGAGATCGAGGCGGCGCTGCGCGGCTGCGCAGGTGTTGCCATGGCCGCGGCGGCGCTGCGGGGTGAGGGTGCAGGTCGGCGGATCATCGGCTACGTCACCGGCGCGGCCGATGCGGCCACGGTCCTGGCCGAACTGAGAGACAAACTACCGGGGCCGATGGTGCCGTCGGTGGTTGTGGTGCTGGAGGCGCTGCCGAGCCTGCCGAATGGCAAGCTTGACCGCAACGCGCTGCCGGAGCCGGAGCAGACAACAGCCGGGATCGTCGCGCCACGCGACGCCACGGAAGAAAAACTGCTGCGCATCTGGCAGGCGGTGCTGGGGCGCGATGCGATCGGGGTGGAGGAGAATTTCTTCGCGGCGGGGGGTGATTCGATCCTGAGCCTGCAGCTGGTGGCGCGGGCGCGCCAGGCTGGGCTGCGGCTGACGCCCAAGGATGTGTTCGAAAACCCGACCATCGCCCAGATGGCGCGGGTGGCGCAGGCGCTGGCCGCGGCGGAGCGCCAGGCGGAGCGGCATGAGGCGCTGCCGCTGACGCCGATCCAGGCGCGGTTCTTCGCGCATCATCCGGAGGCGCCATCGCATTGGAACCAGTCGGTGCTGCTGCGGGTGAAGGGGCGTCTGGAGGAGACGGCGCTGCGTGCGGCGATCGCAGCCTTGCTGCGGCGGCATGATGCGCTGCGGCTGCGCTTCGAGAACACCGCGCAGGGCTGGCAGCAGCGCGTGGTGCCGGCGGACAGCATCACCGAGATTCCGCTGAGCCTCGAGGCGCTGCCGGAGACGGGCTGGGAGCCGTTGCTGCAGCAGCGCGGCGAGGCGCTGCAGCGCAGCCTGGATATCGGCCAGGGCCCGCTGCTGCGCGCCGGCTATTTCCCGATCGGCGATGGCGCCGAGGGACGGCTGCTGCTGGCGATCCATCATTTGGCGGTGGATGGTGTGTCGTGGCGGATCCTGCTGGAGGAGCTGCAACAGGGCTATGCGCAGGCGCGATCCGGCGCGGCGGTGGAATTGCCGCCGGTGGGCACGCCATGGAGCGCCTGGGTGGCCGGGCTGCGGGAGGCGGCGCAGCGTCCGGCGCTGGCGGAGGAGCTGGGCTGGTGGCAGGCGATGCTGGCGCCGGCGGCGGGCCAGGCGCTGCCGATCCCGCCGCTGCCGGGGCGGCGTCTGGACCAGAGCGATGTGCTGCGCTGGGAAATCTCGCCGGAGCGGACGCGGCAATTGCTGGCGGAGGCGCCGCGGGCCTATCGGCTGCGGGTGGATGAGCTGCTGCTGGCGGCGCTGGCGCAGACGCTGTCGCGCTGGGGCGATCGTGCGGGCGTGCTGCTGGACCTGGAGGCGCATGGCCGCGAGGAGGAGGAGGTCAGCGGTGCGGAGCTGAGCCGGACGGTGGGCTGGTTCACGGCGCGGCATCCGCTGTGGCTGGCGGCGCAAGGCTCGGCGGATGCGGCGCTGCGCGGCGCGAAGGCGGCGCTGCGCGCGGTGCCGGCGAAGGGTGTGCGCTGGGGCCAGCTGCGGCACCTTGCGGATCCGGCGCTGCAGGCGAAGGCCGCGGCGCTGGCGCATCCGCAAGTGAGCTTCAACTATCTGGGGCAGTTCGACCAGAGCCTGGCGGCGGAGGGGATGTTCGGCTTTGCGCAGGAGGCGGCGGGGTCGGCGGTGTCCGGGGAGAGCCGGCTGGACCACGCGCTGGATATCAATGCGCTGGTGGCGGAGGGAAGGCTGTCGGTGAGCTGCCGCTACAGCCCGGCGCAGCTGGACACGCCAACCGCGCAGCAGCTGATGCGGGACTTCGCCGCGGAGGTGGAGCGGCTGATCGCGCATTGCGCCGAGGCACAGATGGTGATCACGCCCGAGGATGTGCCGCTGGCGAAGCTGGACGCCATGGCGCTGGCAAAGCTGCCGTTGCCGGTGGACGAGATCGCCGATCTGTACGCGGCGACACCGCTGCAGCAGGGGCTGCTGTTCCACAGCCTGCTGCAGGAAGGCCAGGGCTATTACGTCAATCAGCGCTGCATCTCGCTGGTTGGGCGATTGGAGACCAGGGCGCTGCGCGCGGCCTGGCAGCATGCGGTGGATCGGCACGACATCCTGCGCACGCAATTCGTCTGGCCGGAGGATGGCGAGGCGGTGCAGCTGGTGCGCCGGACAGCGACGCTGCCCTGGGCCGAGCAGGACTGGTCCGACGAGACCGAGACCGGCTACGCAGCCCGCCTGGCGGAATGGCGCCGCGCCGATCTGGCGCGGGGCTTCGATCTGTCGCAGCCGCCGCTGCTGCGGGTTGCGGTGTTTCTGCGCCCGGATGGCGGCCATGACGTGGTGCTGACCAATCATCACGTGCTGCTGGATGGCTGGAGCAGCGCGCAGCTTCTGTCGGAGGTGCTGCGCGACTATGCGGCGCGGCTGCGCGGCGAGGTGGCCGCGCTGCCGCCGCCGGTGCCGTTCCGCCGCTATGTCGCCTGGCTACAGGCGCAGCCGAGTGCGGAGGGCTGGTGGCGCGCGCGTCTGGCGGCGCTGTCGCAGCCGGCGCAGGGCCTGCTGGAGACGTTGCCGGCGCCGCGTGATCCGCGTCCTGGCCATGGTGAGAAGCGCCAGCACCTGTCCGCTGACCTGTCGCAACGCCTGCGGCAGGCGGCGCAAGGCGGCGCGGTGACGCTGAACACGCTGATGCAGGGGGCCTGGGCGCTGCTGCTGGCGCGGCGCGGCGGGCGCGGCCCGGTGGTGTTCGGCGTGACGGTGTCGGGCCGCCCGGCGGAGCTGGCGGAGGCGGAGCGGATGCAGGGGCTGTTCATCAACAGCCTGCCGATCTGGGTTGAGGTGCCGTCGTCGCAGCCACTCTCCTCCTGGCTGGGCGAGCTGCAGCGGCTGAACGGGGCGATGCGGCAGCATGAGCACACGCCGCTGCACCGTCTGCAGCAATGGGCCGGCCAGCCCGGCGAGGCGCTGTTCGACAGCCTGCTGGTGTTCGAGAATTATCCGGTGGATGCGGTGGTGCGCGACAGCGCGCAGAGCTTCGCGCTGCGCCAGTCCGACCTCGCCGAGCGCACCCATTATCCACTGGCCCTCGCCATTTCGGGTGATGAGGACATTCATCTGGCCTGGGGCTGGAAGACCGAGCGTGCCGATTTCGCCGAGATCGAGCGGCTGGCGACGCAATATGTGTCGCTGCTGGAGCAATTCGCGGCGTCGCTGGATCGCCCGCTGGGTGCGCTGATCTTGCCGGCGCCGGTGGAGCCGCCGGCACAGCGCCCGGTCTGGCGCGGCGTGCTGGAGCGTATCGCTGAGCAGGCCGCGCGCCGCAGTGAGGCGGAGGCGCTGTGGTGCGAGGGTGAGCGGCTGAGCCATGGCGCGCTGTGGTCCTGGTCGAACCGGGTGGCGCAGGGCCTGGCGCGGCGCGGCGTGGCGCGGGAGGAGCGGGTCGGGCTGTGCCTGACGCGCGGGCTGGCGCTGCCGGCGGGGCTCTTGGGGATCCTCAAGGCGGGCGCGGCCTTCGTGCCGCTGGACCCGGACTATCCGCCCGATCGGCTGCGGGCGATGCTGCGCGATGGCGGTATCCGGCGCGTGGTGGTGGATGCGCAGACCGCATCGCAGCTGGGCGATGTGCTGCAGGGCCATGAGACGCTCCCCATCGAGAGCTTCGCCGAGGAGAGCGATGCGGAGATCGAGGTCGAGATCCATCCGGACCAGCTGGCCTATGTGATCTACACCTCGGGCTCGACCGGCACGCCGAAGGGTGTGGCGATCAGCCATGGCGCGCTGGCGCTGCATCTGGACGATTTCATTCCGGCCTTTGGCTACACGGCCTCGGATGCGGTGCTGCAATTCTCGACCTTCAACTTCGATGGCGGGATCGAGCAGCTGCTGCCGGGGCTGTGCGTCGGCGGCCGTGTGGTGATGCGTGGCCCGTCCATGTGGGATCTGGACCGTCTCAGCGCGGTGCTGCGGGACGAGGCGGTGACGGTGGCCGACATTCCGACGGCCTATTGGCAGCAATGGCAGTCGCGGCTGCCGGAGGCCCTGCCGGCGCTGCGGCGGGTGACGGTGGGGGGCGAGGCGCTGCCGGGCGATGCGCTGCGGCGCTGGCGCGAGGGCCCGCTCGGCCATGTTCGGCTGGACAATCGCTATGGCCCGACGGAGACGACGATCTCGGTGCTGTACCGGCGGACGGAGGCGTCGGACGAGGCCTCGGTGATGGTGCCGATCGGCAGCAGCTATCCGCATCGCAGCGCGCAGGTGCTGGATGTGGATGGCAATCCGGTGCCGGAGGGTGGCGTGGGCGAGCTGTGCATCGGCGGCGACAGCCTGGCGCGGGGCTATCTGAACCGGCCCGGGCTGACGGCGGAACGCTTCGTGCCGGACCCGTGGGGGCATGCGGGCGGACGGCTGTACCGCACCGGCGATCTGTGCCGGCGTCGGGCGGATGGTGTGGTGGAGTTCCTGGGCCGGATCGATGGCCAGGTGAAGCTGCGCGGCTACCGGATCGAACTGGGCGAGATCGAGGCGGCGCTGCGCGGCTGCGCAGGTGTCGACATGGCCGCGGCGGCGCTGCGGGGCGAGGGCGCCGGGCGGCGCATCATCGGCTATGTCACCGGCACCGTCGATGCGGCCACGGTCCTGTCCGAACTGAGAGACAAGCTGCCGGGGCCGATGGTGCCGTCGGCGGTGGTGGTGCTGGCGGCGCTGCCTAGCCTGCCGAATGGCAAGCTGGACCGCAACGCGCTGCCGGAGCCGGAGCAGACAACAGCCGCGATCGTCGCGCCTCGCGATGCCATGGAAGAAAAGCTTCTGGGCATCTGGCAGGCGGTGCTGGGGCAGGAGGGCATCAGCGTCACCGACAATTTCTTCGCCATCGGCGGGGATTCCCTGTCGGCGCTGAAGCTGCTGGCCCTGGCCAAGGCGCGGGGCCTGCCGGCGCTGACCCTGCCGCTGATCTTCGCCCATCCGGTGCTGGCGGAGCAGGCGGCCGCGCTGCGGGGCGAGGCCGGGCCTCCCGCCGGCGCGCCCATGCCGCTGAACGCCGCCGCCGGCGCGGCGCCGCTCTTCTGCATCCATCCCGGCTATGGGCTGGTGCTGGAGTATCGCCCGCTGGCGGAGGCTCTCGCCGATTGCGTACCGGTGCAGGGCCTGGCCTGCCCGGCCTATGCCGAGCCCGGCTGGGCCCCGGCCGATCTGGCGGCGCTGGCGGCGGATTATGTCGTGCGCCTGCGCGCGGTGCAGAAGCAGGGTCCCTATCGCCTGCTCGGCTGGTCGCTGGGCGGCTGGATCGCGGTGGCCATGGCGGCGGCGCTGCGGGCGGCGGGGGAGGAGGTCGGCTTCCTCGGCCTGGTGGATTGCCGGGCCGATCCGCGGGCGCGCCCCGCCATCGCCGCCGACCCCGCCGCGCGGCAGGCCCGGCGCGATGCCTGGCGCCAGCGCCTGGCGGAGCAGGGCGGCGGGCTGAGCCTGGAGGCGGTGGACCAGGTCGCGGCGCGGCTGGCGGCGCTGACCGACACGGCGCTGCCGGCCCTGGATCTGGCGCCGGAGCTCTGGTGGTCGTCGACCGCCCCCGACCCGGCCGCCGTCTCCACCGCCTGGGCCCGGCCCGGCGCCCCGGCGCCACGCCTGCATGGCGCCATCGACGCCCCGCATGAGGCGATGATGCAGCACCCCGGCCTGCTGGAGGCGCTGCGCCGCCGGCTGGGCGAAGCGGCCCCGGGCGGCTGA
- a CDS encoding TonB-dependent siderophore receptor: MRIDMGWRGTSPLLRGLLCTTALTVLSPGAWAQGAAPGEVTQLPNLSVSGQAPAAQGFVPLRGTAGSKTDTPPIEVPQSVSTVTREQIEIQGAQTVSEALRYSAGVAVQPFGTDTRYDQIRLRGFDAHTLGDYRDGLRQPANNFAYFRTEPYGLERIDILRGPASVLYGQNAPGGLVNRISKLPPEQALREITLGYGSNDRIQGGFDLGGPIDSEGQFLYRLTGFVRDADNPQYKSMSDDRVYIAPSLTWRPTGDTSITLLGEYLRDESGYGWFYTPNNQRPTRLWLNEPHFDDFDQTQYQIGYRAEHRFDDVWTVRQNFRYGRVEIENSYVFGLTAAANGNVARTWERFNQTLDSVVIDNQVEARFTTGPLRHTVLAGFDYQQYNWSTFGRGGNASAININNPVYGRPINLATGIVSQNAAQHLNQYGVYLQEQAKLGERWVLTAGLRYDWVDGRTTNRPTFTRVTSAANELDDGALTGRIGLTYLSPIGLAPYASYTTSFQPQLGTTAPSRGATPYDPTTRQAV, from the coding sequence ATGCGGATCGATATGGGCTGGCGGGGCACCTCGCCCCTGCTGCGGGGGCTGCTCTGCACCACCGCACTGACGGTGCTGAGCCCCGGCGCCTGGGCGCAGGGGGCGGCACCGGGCGAGGTGACGCAGCTGCCCAATCTGAGCGTCAGCGGCCAGGCCCCGGCGGCCCAGGGCTTCGTGCCGCTGCGCGGCACCGCCGGCAGCAAGACCGACACGCCGCCGATCGAGGTGCCGCAATCCGTCTCCACGGTGACGCGGGAGCAGATCGAGATCCAGGGCGCCCAGACGGTCAGCGAGGCGCTGCGCTACAGCGCCGGCGTCGCCGTGCAGCCTTTCGGCACCGACACGCGCTATGATCAGATCCGCCTGCGCGGCTTCGATGCGCACACGCTCGGCGACTACCGCGACGGGCTGCGCCAGCCGGCCAACAATTTCGCCTATTTCCGCACCGAGCCCTATGGGCTGGAGCGGATCGACATCCTGCGCGGCCCGGCCTCGGTGCTGTATGGGCAGAACGCGCCGGGCGGGCTGGTCAACCGCATCTCCAAGCTGCCGCCGGAGCAGGCGCTGCGCGAGATCACCCTGGGCTATGGCAGCAATGACCGCATCCAGGGCGGCTTCGACCTGGGCGGGCCGATCGACAGCGAGGGGCAGTTCCTCTACCGCCTGACCGGCTTCGTGCGCGATGCCGACAACCCGCAATACAAGAGCATGTCGGATGACCGCGTCTATATCGCGCCCTCGCTGACCTGGCGGCCGACCGGCGACACCAGCATCACCCTGCTCGGCGAATATCTGCGCGATGAGAGCGGCTATGGCTGGTTCTACACGCCGAACAACCAGCGCCCGACGCGGCTCTGGCTGAACGAGCCGCATTTCGACGATTTCGACCAGACGCAGTACCAGATCGGCTACCGCGCCGAGCACCGTTTCGACGATGTCTGGACGGTGCGGCAGAATTTCCGTTACGGCCGGGTCGAGATCGAGAACAGCTATGTCTTCGGCCTGACCGCCGCCGCCAATGGCAATGTGGCGCGGACCTGGGAGCGCTTCAACCAGACGCTGGACAGCGTCGTCATCGACAACCAGGTCGAGGCGCGCTTCACCACCGGCCCGCTGCGCCACACCGTGCTGGCCGGCTTCGACTATCAGCAATACAACTGGTCGACCTTCGGCCGTGGCGGCAATGCGTCGGCCATCAACATCAACAACCCGGTCTATGGCCGGCCGATCAACCTCGCCACCGGCATCGTCTCGCAGAATGCCGCGCAGCACCTGAACCAGTATGGCGTCTATCTGCAGGAGCAGGCCAAGCTCGGCGAGCGCTGGGTGCTGACCGCCGGCCTGCGCTATGACTGGGTCGATGGCCGCACCACCAACCGTCCGACCTTCACGCGCGTAACCTCGGCCGCCAATGAGCTGGATGATGGTGCGCTCACGGGCCGCATCGGCCTGACCTATCTCTCGCCGATCGGCCTCGCGCCCTATGCGAGCTACACCACCTCCTTCCAGCCGCAGCTCGGCACCACAGCGCCATCGCGCGGCGCGACGCCCTACGACCCGACGACCAGGCAAGCAGTATGA
- a CDS encoding TonB-dependent siderophore receptor → MKYQPPGMNSFITLAAFHLVQQNVLTTDVQNPGYSVQTGEIRSRGFELEGVASLAEGLNLVGSITYQDVEVTRSNTNTLNNVPVLVPRQLASVWADYSIQDGPFRGLGLGAGVRYQGHTYADNTNSRSNPNFVLFDAMVRYDFLEHYRLQVNATNLTDRDTYSCQNNACYWGPGRTVLASLRYRW, encoded by the coding sequence GTGAAGTACCAGCCGCCGGGGATGAACAGCTTCATCACCCTGGCCGCCTTCCACCTGGTGCAGCAGAACGTGCTGACCACCGATGTGCAGAATCCGGGCTACAGCGTGCAGACCGGCGAGATCCGCTCGCGCGGCTTCGAGCTGGAGGGCGTGGCCAGCCTCGCCGAGGGGCTGAACCTGGTCGGCAGCATCACCTATCAGGATGTCGAGGTGACGCGCAGCAACACCAACACGCTGAACAATGTGCCGGTGCTGGTGCCGCGCCAGCTCGCCTCGGTCTGGGCCGACTACAGCATCCAGGACGGGCCGTTCCGCGGCCTCGGCCTCGGCGCCGGTGTGCGCTACCAGGGCCACACCTATGCCGACAACACCAACAGCCGCAGCAACCCGAACTTCGTGCTGTTCGACGCCATGGTGCGCTACGATTTCCTCGAGCATTACCGCCTGCAGGTGAACGCCACCAACCTGACCGATCGCGACACCTATTCCTGCCAGAACAATGCCTGCTACTGGGGGCCGGGCCGCACCGTGCTGGCCTCGCTGCGCTACCGGTGGTGA